Proteins encoded within one genomic window of Empedobacter falsenii:
- a CDS encoding patatin-like phospholipase family protein translates to MKKKITILSIDGGGIRGIIPCIILRYIEEQIQLLDNPYAKIGDYFDLIAGSSTGGLLASILLYPNDQRTANYSIKTAFDLYTEKGNDIFNVSFWQRLINPFGLFSEKISEEQLEKHLADFFGNLELKSLIKPSLITAYDLENRKAKLFNSFNAHVDSNNFQVKDICRATSAAPTYFSPAQIKSKYGQLFTLIDGGVFANNPALCAYAEARKIPFGDLFQDLEKPNYPSIKNMVIVSIGTGTVLKKYAYNKFENAGKLKWIEPLIDILLSANAETVDYQLSQMINTLGKRNRQNYYRINPSIKNASSEMDDVRKENIEALIQAGLSYVDENKEVLHQLAQKLIKNKVSNQNSITTTFGTIAV, encoded by the coding sequence ATGAAAAAGAAAATTACTATTCTCTCCATTGACGGAGGAGGAATACGAGGAATTATACCTTGCATCATCCTCCGTTATATCGAAGAGCAAATACAATTATTAGATAACCCATATGCCAAAATAGGTGATTATTTTGATTTGATTGCAGGAAGTAGTACTGGAGGTTTATTAGCTTCTATTCTGCTTTATCCAAATGATCAAAGAACAGCAAATTATTCGATTAAAACAGCATTTGATTTATACACAGAAAAAGGAAATGATATTTTCAATGTTTCATTTTGGCAACGATTAATCAATCCGTTTGGATTATTTAGTGAAAAAATTTCTGAAGAACAATTGGAAAAACATTTAGCTGATTTCTTTGGTAACCTTGAATTGAAAAGTTTAATAAAACCATCGTTAATTACTGCTTATGATTTAGAAAATAGGAAAGCTAAATTATTTAATTCGTTTAATGCGCATGTAGATTCAAACAATTTTCAGGTAAAAGATATTTGTCGTGCAACATCTGCTGCCCCAACTTATTTTTCTCCAGCTCAAATCAAATCAAAGTATGGCCAATTGTTTACGTTGATTGATGGAGGAGTTTTTGCAAATAATCCTGCTTTGTGTGCATATGCAGAAGCTCGAAAAATTCCTTTTGGAGATTTGTTTCAAGACCTAGAAAAACCAAATTATCCTTCAATCAAAAATATGGTAATCGTTTCTATTGGTACTGGAACTGTTTTGAAAAAATATGCGTACAATAAATTTGAGAATGCAGGAAAGCTAAAATGGATAGAACCACTTATAGATATTTTACTATCTGCAAATGCAGAAACCGTCGATTATCAATTGTCTCAAATGATAAATACGTTAGGCAAGCGAAATCGTCAGAATTATTATCGAATCAATCCATCAATTAAGAATGCATCTTCTGAGATGGATGATGTCCGAAAAGAAAACATTGAAGCATTGATTCAAGCAGGATTAAGCTATGTTGATGAGAATAAAGAAGTATTGCATCAATTGGCACAAAAGTTAATTAAGAATAAAGTTTCAAATCAAAATTCCATTACGACAACTTTTGGCACAATCGCCGTATAG
- a CDS encoding M15 family metallopeptidase, with amino-acid sequence MDKVTQQRIATLHPLVREEVAQIINEIDKRLTGRAKVRITQALRTFEEQNNLYAQGRTKKGLKVTNAKGGQSIHNYGLAVDICLIIDGKTASWDMKTDWDDDGLADWMECVSIFKKYGWIWGGDWKNFKDGSHFEKEFLQTSKGKQKVNNWRDLIKMKQDKLGYIIF; translated from the coding sequence ATGGATAAAGTAACACAACAACGCATTGCAACTTTACATCCTTTGGTTAGAGAAGAAGTGGCACAAATTATCAACGAAATAGATAAACGATTAACAGGACGAGCTAAAGTGCGTATTACACAAGCTTTACGAACATTCGAAGAACAAAATAATCTTTATGCGCAAGGTCGTACAAAAAAAGGATTAAAAGTAACGAATGCTAAAGGTGGACAAAGTATTCACAATTATGGATTGGCAGTTGATATCTGTTTAATTATCGATGGAAAAACGGCAAGTTGGGATATGAAAACCGATTGGGACGATGACGGTTTAGCCGATTGGATGGAATGTGTTTCAATCTTCAAAAAATATGGATGGATTTGGGGTGGAGATTGGAAAAATTTCAAAGACGGAAGTCATTTCGAAAAAGAGTTTTTACAGACTTCTAAGGGAAAACAAAAAGTAAATAATTGGAGAGACCTCATCAAAATGAAACAGGACAAATTGGGCTACATTATTTTCTAA
- a CDS encoding EndoU domain-containing protein: MDTYKLTDVSYDYEKYFLSLRNTTSQNYPYKPLLPIKAFMTEQDRMYSKDAKNFVTTGLKSLTSFLGTFEELITGVGYYLLKKTKEFSQDVAEAIVFFAKEQLEKIIPESIKTIFKRLKNCLVKIVNAIDNAGQLVKNKLGHDLAMANAFLCGLANGLISLVQTILMLLAFVVDKIPLLEVEKMTPSELVKHQEKLEFVEDTIDLLEEKVPHLVDAIKLLITDNKIWRELTSFCKLLKNKIANLNQYFWMFFIGAVTFEILLEVIIVIFTAGSGNVVSLSSKISRISTKAEQLATKTANFVGKLTSQVKNSLNQLIKWLKKEFEDLIEAVKSGKFVDYVKEKFYRLIDDQDGLRKIYLNKWLHKFDENFVNHLSGDVEFISQKVFNKKWLKYEEWIYLGTKGQGGHFMNKFVRIDEIIYPKNTYSMLQIAEDIPFKAKISVKSLNGKSFPKLAESSMFPKNWDVKRIQQEIAYVYENTVEKGIGLNPDSLSKKFKQYKFKDSSGKFDILIEIDEAENIMNAYPKL; encoded by the coding sequence ATTACCTATCAAAGCTTTTATGACAGAGCAAGATAGAATGTACTCTAAAGATGCAAAAAATTTTGTAACAACAGGTTTAAAAAGTTTAACTAGTTTTTTAGGTACTTTCGAAGAACTAATCACTGGAGTTGGCTATTATTTATTGAAAAAGACAAAAGAGTTTTCGCAAGATGTTGCAGAAGCAATTGTATTTTTTGCAAAAGAACAATTAGAAAAAATAATTCCGGAATCTATAAAAACAATTTTTAAACGATTAAAAAATTGTTTAGTAAAAATAGTTAACGCGATAGATAATGCAGGACAATTAGTTAAAAACAAATTGGGACATGATTTGGCTATGGCAAATGCCTTTTTATGCGGATTAGCAAATGGATTAATTTCTTTGGTACAAACAATATTAATGCTTTTAGCTTTTGTTGTGGATAAGATACCTTTATTGGAGGTAGAAAAAATGACTCCTTCGGAATTAGTTAAACACCAAGAAAAGTTAGAATTTGTAGAAGATACTATTGATTTGTTAGAAGAAAAAGTACCTCATTTAGTAGATGCTATCAAATTATTGATTACAGATAATAAGATATGGAGAGAGTTAACAAGTTTCTGTAAATTATTGAAAAATAAAATTGCTAACCTCAACCAATATTTTTGGATGTTTTTTATTGGAGCCGTCACTTTTGAAATTTTACTAGAAGTTATTATTGTAATTTTTACGGCAGGTAGTGGTAATGTAGTTAGTTTATCATCAAAAATAAGTAGAATTTCTACTAAAGCAGAACAACTTGCCACAAAAACTGCTAACTTCGTTGGTAAACTTACTTCTCAAGTCAAAAATTCTCTCAACCAATTGATCAAATGGCTAAAAAAAGAGTTTGAAGATTTAATAGAAGCTGTAAAAAGTGGAAAATTTGTAGACTATGTAAAAGAAAAATTTTATAGATTAATAGATGATCAAGATGGTTTAAGAAAAATATATCTAAATAAATGGTTACATAAATTTGATGAAAACTTTGTAAATCATTTGAGTGGAGATGTTGAATTTATTAGTCAAAAAGTTTTCAATAAAAAATGGTTGAAATATGAGGAATGGATATATTTAGGAACGAAAGGACAAGGAGGCCATTTTATGAATAAATTTGTAAGGATAGATGAAATTATATATCCAAAGAATACTTATTCTATGTTACAAATAGCCGAAGATATTCCTTTTAAAGCTAAAATATCTGTAAAATCACTAAATGGTAAATCATTTCCTAAACTTGCAGAATCTTCGATGTTTCCTAAAAATTGGGATGTTAAGAGAATACAACAAGAAATAGCCTATGTATACGAAAATACGGTGGAGAAAGGAATAGGATTAAATCCAGATTCATTGAGCAAGAAATTTAAGCAGTATAAATTTAAAGATTCTTCTGGTAAGTTTGATATTTTAATAGAGATCGATGAAGCTGAAAATATTATGAATGCATATCCAAAATTATAA